In one Thermococcus sp. 2319x1 genomic region, the following are encoded:
- a CDS encoding toprim domain-containing protein, translated as MTIVDVRILVEGASDVEVVSKALQGLALGSEYNITISAIIPTTNLEIAKSAAAGADLLIIATDADRVGRELAERMFRELGELVGHVERMKIPLGHDLEHIDVELVRKEIKNTLVRAGLKSLQILPEYMALRNQLLDLKGKYEMLMQENEKLKSDYQELEGNYRKLLEEYSKLVEENNKLKESLKKRANVFKISEIWKELFGETEPPEEKYIAEAVEKLNLGGKIIVGQGYIYSDDEDLVIELLRIVHLSLIIAKSREEERAEKEEKKAEKLEERIAEFESF; from the coding sequence ATGACTATTGTTGATGTTAGGATTTTGGTGGAAGGAGCAAGTGATGTAGAAGTTGTAAGTAAGGCCCTTCAAGGGTTGGCTCTCGGTAGTGAATACAACATAACTATTTCCGCAATAATCCCAACGACGAATCTGGAGATAGCCAAAAGTGCCGCAGCGGGGGCGGATTTATTGATAATAGCCACCGATGCGGACAGAGTTGGACGAGAATTGGCAGAGAGAATGTTTAGAGAGCTTGGCGAGCTCGTTGGGCATGTGGAGAGAATGAAAATACCCCTGGGGCATGATTTGGAACATATAGATGTCGAGCTTGTGAGAAAGGAAATCAAGAACACGCTCGTAAGGGCAGGCCTAAAGAGTCTCCAGATTTTGCCGGAATACATGGCATTGAGAAACCAGCTGCTCGACCTAAAAGGAAAATATGAAATGCTCATGCAGGAAAACGAGAAGCTCAAAAGTGACTACCAAGAACTCGAGGGCAATTATAGAAAATTACTGGAGGAATACAGCAAGCTGGTTGAGGAGAACAACAAACTGAAAGAGTCCTTGAAGAAAAGAGCCAATGTTTTTAAGATAAGCGAGATATGGAAAGAGCTCTTTGGAGAGACAGAGCCTCCAGAGGAGAAATACATAGCAGAGGCAGTTGAGAAACTCAACCTCGGCGGAAAAATCATCGTTGGCCAAGGGTACATATATTCAGATGATGAAGACCTGGTAATCGAGCTGCTTAGAATAGTCCACTTAAGCCTCATCATAGCAAAGAGCAGAGAAGAAGAGAGAGCAGAAAAAGAGGAGAAAAAGGCAGAAAAATTAGAGGAGCGTATAGCTGAATTTGAGAGCTTTTAG
- the sfsA gene encoding DNA/RNA nuclease SfsA, protein MLLKLPIIECTFIRRLNRFVGIVGVNGELKKALITNTGRLEEFMVKEKKAFCIPKQGGKTEFVLVGFLEKDGKGAIIDTRTQARAFERAVELGLIRWLKGCRIKRREVRIGNSRLDYLLECDGKEIWVEMKSAVLREGDYAMYPDCPSLRGQRHIKELIRLRENGKRAMIIFIGALPGVKRFKPYTKGDPKIAELLKEAKKKGVEIRGISISLLPNGEVILENEDLIIEV, encoded by the coding sequence GTGTTGCTAAAACTTCCGATAATCGAGTGCACGTTTATAAGAAGACTGAACAGATTTGTGGGAATAGTGGGGGTTAACGGGGAACTCAAAAAGGCGTTGATAACGAATACCGGAAGATTGGAAGAGTTCATGGTTAAAGAAAAGAAAGCATTTTGCATTCCCAAACAGGGAGGAAAAACAGAGTTTGTTCTTGTTGGATTCCTTGAAAAAGATGGGAAGGGTGCAATTATAGACACAAGAACTCAGGCAAGAGCCTTTGAAAGGGCTGTTGAGCTGGGACTGATCAGGTGGCTTAAAGGATGTAGAATCAAAAGGAGGGAGGTTAGAATCGGCAACTCTCGACTTGACTACCTCTTGGAATGCGACGGTAAAGAGATTTGGGTGGAAATGAAAAGTGCCGTTTTGAGAGAGGGAGACTACGCAATGTATCCTGACTGTCCGAGTTTAAGGGGGCAGAGGCATATAAAAGAGCTGATACGCTTGAGGGAAAACGGCAAAAGGGCAATGATAATCTTCATAGGCGCTCTGCCGGGAGTTAAGAGGTTCAAGCCCTACACCAAAGGCGACCCAAAAATTGCCGAGCTGTTAAAAGAGGCAAAGAAAAAGGGAGTGGAGATTAGGGGAATATCGATAAGCCTCCTTCCCAACGGGGAAGTAATTCTAGAAAACGAGGATCTCATAATTGAGGTATAG
- the xerA gene encoding site-specific tyrosine recombinase/integron integrase, producing the protein MDVIEEFKTYLELEGKSPQTVRMYTYYVDRFLKETKTPNYRSALRFLAKLKQSGYSNKSLNLVVQALKAYFRFEGLEEEAERLKSPKVPRSLPKSLTREDVKKLIKAVPPTRKRDRLIILLLYGTGLRVSEVCNLKIEDVDFKRGILIVRGGKGAKDRIVPIPDFLLKEIEDYLKTREDGSEYLFVEIRREKKDKISPKTVWYLLKKYGSKAGVKVTPHMLRHSFATHMLEKGVDIRVIQEILGHSNLSTTQIYTKVTVEHLKKAQEKAKLVDEIMKE; encoded by the coding sequence ATGGACGTTATAGAGGAATTCAAAACGTATCTTGAACTCGAGGGGAAAAGTCCCCAGACTGTCAGAATGTACACCTACTATGTAGACCGATTCTTAAAAGAGACAAAAACCCCCAACTATCGCTCTGCACTTAGATTCCTGGCAAAGCTTAAACAAAGCGGATACTCAAACAAAAGCCTCAACCTTGTGGTTCAAGCGCTAAAGGCGTACTTTAGGTTTGAGGGATTGGAAGAAGAAGCGGAGCGGTTGAAATCCCCAAAAGTACCCCGGAGCTTGCCGAAGAGCCTAACAAGAGAAGACGTGAAGAAGCTCATAAAGGCCGTTCCACCCACAAGAAAGAGGGACAGGTTGATAATCCTGCTCCTTTATGGAACTGGATTAAGGGTAAGCGAAGTTTGTAACCTTAAAATAGAGGACGTGGATTTCAAACGGGGGATTTTAATCGTAAGAGGTGGCAAGGGGGCTAAAGATAGGATTGTACCTATCCCGGACTTCCTTTTAAAGGAAATCGAGGATTACCTAAAAACAAGGGAAGACGGGAGTGAATACCTCTTTGTTGAAATTAGGAGGGAAAAGAAGGATAAAATCTCTCCAAAGACAGTTTGGTACCTCCTCAAAAAGTATGGAAGCAAAGCGGGAGTGAAGGTGACTCCACACATGCTCCGCCACAGTTTTGCAACTCATATGCTGGAAAAAGGAGTGGACATAAGGGTTATCCAAGAAATCCTTGGCCATTCAAATCTCTCAACAACGCAGATATACACGAAAGTCACGGTAGAACACCTAAAGAAAGCGCAGGAAAAAGCAAAGCTCGTTGATGAAATAATGAAAGAGTAG
- a CDS encoding cyclic 2,3-diphosphoglycerate synthase, with the protein MAEKKRKRVVILGAAGRDFHNFNIFFRDNPEYEVVAFTATQIPDIEGRIYPPELAGELYPKGIPIWSEDNLEKIIKEHDIDIVVFAYSDVSHEHVMHLASRAHAAGADFWLLGPKSTMIKSTKPVVAVTAVRTGCGKSQTSRKVAQLLQEMGYKVVAIRHPMPYGDLRKQVVQRFATFEDLDKYECTIEEREEYEPYIERGMVVYAGVDYEKILREAEKEADIILWDGGNNDFPFYVPDLWIVVTDPHRPGHELKYHPGETNFRAADVIIINKIDTANREDVQKVRENIEKVNPNAIVIEAASPIFVDKPELIKGKRVLVVEDGPTLTHGGMRYGAGYVAAKKFGAKEIIDPRPYAVGSIVETYKKYPHLDVILPAMGYGKKQIKELEETINRADADVVIMGTPVDLRRFMNLNKPAVRVKYELEEIGYPKLKDVLREFVEKHVKKD; encoded by the coding sequence ATGGCCGAAAAGAAAAGAAAGAGGGTCGTAATTCTTGGTGCGGCAGGGAGGGATTTCCACAACTTCAACATCTTCTTCAGGGACAATCCCGAATATGAAGTGGTAGCTTTTACAGCCACCCAGATTCCGGACATCGAGGGTAGAATTTATCCCCCAGAGCTCGCTGGTGAGCTTTATCCAAAGGGAATCCCAATATGGAGCGAGGACAATCTTGAGAAGATAATCAAAGAACACGACATTGACATCGTTGTTTTCGCATACTCAGATGTTTCCCATGAACACGTTATGCACCTTGCCTCAAGGGCACATGCAGCCGGCGCTGACTTCTGGCTCCTTGGACCAAAGAGCACAATGATAAAGAGCACCAAGCCAGTTGTAGCGGTTACAGCCGTTAGAACGGGTTGTGGAAAGAGCCAAACATCAAGGAAAGTTGCCCAGCTCCTTCAGGAGATGGGCTACAAAGTAGTGGCAATAAGACACCCGATGCCCTACGGTGACTTGAGAAAGCAGGTTGTGCAGAGGTTTGCAACCTTTGAGGATCTCGATAAGTACGAGTGCACCATCGAAGAAAGAGAAGAGTACGAGCCCTACATAGAGAGGGGCATGGTGGTTTATGCGGGCGTTGACTACGAGAAGATTCTGAGGGAGGCCGAGAAGGAAGCCGACATCATCCTCTGGGACGGAGGAAACAACGACTTCCCGTTCTATGTTCCGGACCTCTGGATAGTAGTTACCGACCCGCACAGGCCCGGGCATGAGCTCAAGTACCACCCCGGTGAGACCAACTTCCGCGCAGCTGACGTCATAATCATCAACAAGATAGACACTGCCAACAGGGAGGACGTTCAAAAAGTGAGGGAGAACATAGAAAAGGTTAATCCAAACGCCATTGTAATCGAAGCCGCTTCCCCGATATTCGTTGACAAACCAGAGCTCATTAAGGGCAAGAGAGTTCTCGTGGTTGAGGACGGCCCAACACTAACGCACGGTGGAATGAGATACGGAGCAGGTTATGTGGCGGCCAAGAAGTTCGGCGCCAAGGAGATCATCGACCCAAGACCCTACGCCGTTGGCTCAATAGTTGAAACATATAAGAAGTACCCACACCTTGACGTCATATTGCCGGCAATGGGCTACGGCAAGAAGCAGATCAAGGAGCTTGAGGAGACCATCAACAGGGCAGATGCAGATGTGGTTATAATGGGCACCCCAGTTGACCTTAGAAGGTTCATGAACCTCAACAAGCCAGCTGTAAGAGTCAAGTACGAGCTTGAAGAGATAGGATATCCAAAACTCAAGGATGTCCTCAGGGAATTCGTAGAAAAGCACGTTAAGAAGGATTGA
- the pfkC gene encoding ADP-specific phosphofructokinase encodes MMEFLKDFQKMGIYLAYNVNVDAIVYLNEKHIESLIKEFGAENIKKRIDEYPREINEPLDFVARLIHALKTGKPQAVPLVSYEADRWFNSRFKYDFERIGGQVGVIANLLANLDFNKVIAYSPLLGRKQAEMFVNRDNLLYPVVENGRLVLKKPLEAYREDDPVKINRIFEFRAGTKFKLGNETIEVPYSGRFIVACRFEDFARIETSPELKPYLPEIGEMVDGAILSGYQGLRRYYSDGKDANYYLRKAKEDIKLLKKKKDIKIHVEFASIQDRELRKKVIYNIFPLVDSVGMDEAEIAHILSVLGYRELSDRIFTYNRIEDAVLGAKILLDELNLEILQVHTIYYLMYITHDDNPLTEKELMKSLDMGTTLAATRAFLGDIKRPEDVKAGLNIPFNEKGEYVKLRFEEAKAKMRTREYKIVIIPTRLVKNPVSTVGLGDTISAGAFASYLSLLRRKG; translated from the coding sequence ATGATGGAGTTCCTCAAGGACTTCCAGAAGATGGGCATCTACCTGGCCTACAACGTGAACGTTGACGCAATAGTATATTTGAACGAAAAGCACATAGAGAGCCTCATAAAGGAATTCGGGGCAGAGAACATTAAGAAAAGAATAGATGAATATCCGAGAGAGATAAACGAGCCTTTAGACTTTGTTGCGAGATTAATCCATGCCCTCAAGACTGGAAAACCCCAAGCCGTACCTTTGGTAAGCTATGAAGCTGATAGGTGGTTCAATTCTCGATTTAAATATGATTTCGAGAGAATTGGGGGGCAGGTGGGGGTAATAGCGAACCTTCTTGCCAACCTGGACTTTAATAAAGTTATCGCATATTCCCCTCTTCTTGGAAGAAAACAGGCTGAAATGTTCGTAAATAGGGACAACCTCCTTTATCCTGTTGTTGAGAATGGAAGGCTTGTCCTAAAGAAGCCCTTGGAAGCTTACAGGGAGGATGATCCAGTAAAAATCAACAGAATTTTCGAGTTTAGGGCGGGCACAAAATTCAAACTTGGGAATGAAACTATTGAAGTTCCCTATTCTGGAAGGTTTATAGTTGCCTGCAGATTCGAGGATTTTGCTAGAATTGAAACTTCCCCGGAACTTAAGCCTTATCTACCGGAAATAGGAGAGATGGTTGATGGGGCTATTCTCTCTGGCTATCAGGGGCTAAGAAGATATTACAGTGATGGGAAAGATGCCAATTACTATCTAAGGAAGGCTAAAGAAGACATAAAGCTGCTAAAGAAGAAAAAGGACATAAAGATTCACGTGGAATTTGCCTCTATTCAAGATAGAGAGCTCAGGAAGAAGGTAATCTACAACATCTTCCCCCTCGTTGACAGTGTGGGAATGGACGAAGCGGAGATAGCGCATATATTGAGTGTTCTCGGATATAGAGAATTAAGCGACAGAATTTTCACGTACAATAGAATCGAGGATGCTGTTTTAGGGGCCAAAATCCTCCTCGATGAATTAAATCTTGAAATTCTTCAGGTGCACACGATTTACTATCTGATGTACATCACCCACGACGACAATCCGCTCACCGAGAAAGAGCTAATGAAGTCCTTAGATATGGGAACAACCCTCGCAGCTACAAGGGCATTTCTTGGAGACATCAAAAGGCCGGAAGATGTTAAGGCCGGCTTGAACATTCCATTCAACGAAAAAGGGGAATACGTAAAGCTGAGGTTTGAAGAAGCAAAGGCCAAAATGAGGACAAGGGAATACAAGATAGTTATTATCCCCACAAGGCTTGTCAAAAATCCCGTATCCACGGTAGGGTTAGGGGACACGATATCCGCTGGAGCTTTTGCAAGCTATTTAAGCCTTTTGAGAAGAAAGGGGTAG
- a CDS encoding DUF4157 domain-containing protein: MRNKSLLALFLVGIFFIAFLYHTYSSPSEDAQQVLQIASNISKEVEETRGLGFKESPKIVVLTKEEALKRWGPGREDYQEIRKWELIYKMTLLVPLDYNLTKTREKETASWIAVTSGNKVYIISENFFKTGDTSKRVLAHEFTHVIQKQHFDPKYPETLDGSLAIKALIEGDADLTADLYCRKHGIRIEKITSLYLKDPPMNFGYFPYVFGDKFVEYLYQKGGWELVNEAHTNPPQTTQQIMHPEIYLAKVLPQEVEISLDRGYRIIHEDRLGEFYFYLLLVTNGVDQEEALKISMAWRGDKVILAENSTHYILMWKSLWKDDRALQEIQNLLTKKANKSTKLEAQVTVSGNELMLKTALPKQ, translated from the coding sequence ATGAGGAACAAATCTCTCCTTGCCCTTTTTCTCGTAGGTATTTTCTTTATTGCATTCTTGTATCACACCTACTCCTCTCCAAGCGAAGATGCCCAGCAAGTGCTTCAAATAGCCTCCAACATATCGAAAGAAGTAGAAGAAACAAGGGGGCTTGGTTTTAAGGAGAGTCCCAAGATAGTTGTCCTTACTAAGGAAGAAGCCCTTAAAAGATGGGGTCCGGGCAGAGAGGATTACCAAGAAATCAGAAAATGGGAGCTAATATACAAAATGACCCTTCTTGTTCCGCTTGACTATAACCTTACAAAAACAAGAGAAAAGGAAACTGCCTCATGGATAGCAGTTACCTCCGGGAATAAAGTCTACATAATCTCGGAAAACTTTTTTAAAACAGGGGATACCTCCAAGAGAGTTCTGGCTCATGAATTTACCCACGTAATACAAAAGCAGCACTTCGACCCAAAGTATCCAGAGACACTTGACGGTAGCCTTGCCATTAAAGCCCTAATTGAAGGCGATGCAGACCTAACTGCTGACCTTTATTGCAGGAAGCACGGTATCAGAATAGAGAAAATAACTTCGCTGTACCTCAAAGATCCCCCAATGAACTTTGGGTACTTTCCCTATGTTTTTGGTGACAAATTCGTCGAATACCTTTACCAAAAAGGAGGTTGGGAGCTTGTCAATGAAGCCCACACCAATCCACCACAAACAACCCAGCAGATAATGCATCCAGAGATTTATTTAGCCAAAGTTCTTCCCCAAGAGGTGGAGATAAGCTTGGACAGAGGTTACAGGATAATTCACGAAGATCGACTCGGGGAGTTCTATTTCTATCTCCTTCTTGTGACGAATGGCGTAGACCAAGAAGAGGCCTTAAAAATCTCTATGGCATGGCGGGGAGATAAAGTAATCCTAGCGGAAAACTCCACGCACTATATACTAATGTGGAAGAGCCTTTGGAAAGACGATAGAGCTCTTCAGGAAATCCAAAACCTTCTCACTAAAAAGGCCAACAAATCAACCAAATTGGAGGCCCAAGTAACGGTTAGTGGAAACGAGCTCATGCTTAAAACGGCACTCCCAAAACAATAG
- a CDS encoding cyclic nucleotide-binding/CBS domain-containing protein, with the protein MMPKITVEQIVKRKAVVVRPTETVEKVAKILARNKVSSAVVMDKDEIIGIVTDRDILNKVVAKGKNPKEVKVSEIMTKDPITIEYDYDIQDAIELMMEKGVRRILITKLGMPMGFVTAADLLAAVNAYNHEEEEAEKEEGEVYGICEVCGQYAQLHRVVHEGYERWVCESCKDMLEG; encoded by the coding sequence ATGATGCCCAAAATTACTGTGGAGCAAATAGTTAAAAGGAAGGCAGTTGTTGTTAGACCAACCGAAACTGTTGAAAAAGTTGCGAAAATTCTCGCAAGAAACAAAGTAAGCAGTGCGGTTGTCATGGACAAGGACGAGATAATAGGTATAGTTACTGATAGAGACATCCTCAACAAGGTAGTTGCCAAGGGAAAAAATCCCAAAGAGGTAAAAGTCAGTGAGATAATGACAAAGGATCCAATAACCATAGAATACGATTATGACATTCAGGATGCCATCGAGCTTATGATGGAGAAAGGAGTGAGGAGAATCCTAATAACAAAGCTTGGAATGCCCATGGGCTTTGTAACGGCGGCTGATCTCCTTGCAGCGGTAAATGCTTACAATCACGAGGAAGAGGAAGCTGAAAAAGAAGAAGGAGAGGTCTATGGGATATGCGAGGTCTGCGGGCAGTATGCTCAGCTTCACAGAGTTGTCCACGAAGGCTATGAGAGATGGGTCTGCGAGAGCTGCAAGGACATGCTTGAAGGTTGA
- a CDS encoding helicase C-terminal domain-containing protein, with translation MSEYFPYNSLRPNQEEFIKLVDNAVRNGENIIIEAPTGFGKTVSVLAGTLPYAKEMGYKIIYLARTHKQMDRVIEELKAISKKIHVSGVEFRSRKELCLHQYIQDFAPDAYNAMIVCKNLKKLGKCEFFENLKKKKEEFEELVQYFIQTPAEPITVLTYSKMFDFCPYELTRKVALNSDVIVASYLYMINPAIRENFMSYFDFDYSDLIVIFDEAHNLPDQAINALSDKISIHSINRAIKEADEYKEHEIANFLSIFLKGLENLYQEKLKDMKIEEVPILPESIFYHVFDVLGINERQLIRILDQMVKAGDAIREDKIERNLPPRSYVGRVGEFLLLWFALIGKEDYLFLMSRDKGFSLELVALDPSKALSFIKNVQSAIFMSGTLTPLEAFADIMGVEGRLKKFPRMVKRENALVLVARDVSTRGDERSLELYKKLAGYVVEAVRLIPKNVGVFTASYEVLEGLLSVNVDVRIREETGKKVFIEKKGASSKENDLLVMAFKEEAKKDGAVLLGVMGGRNSEGQDYSGDEMNGVVLVGIPYARPTPRVQAQIRYFENKFPGKGRYYGYILPAHRKLVQAAGRVHRSEEEKGAIIVLDYRLLWKSVQRDLPDWMRETLKPVTLTSMKRHLIDFYRGEKIKVEGT, from the coding sequence ATGAGCGAATACTTCCCTTACAACTCTTTAAGGCCAAACCAAGAAGAGTTCATCAAGCTAGTGGATAATGCAGTGAGAAATGGTGAAAACATCATCATTGAGGCTCCAACTGGCTTTGGAAAAACCGTAAGTGTGTTGGCCGGAACTTTGCCCTATGCCAAGGAGATGGGATACAAGATAATCTACCTCGCAAGAACGCATAAGCAGATGGACAGAGTTATAGAAGAGCTCAAAGCCATAAGCAAGAAAATCCATGTAAGCGGGGTTGAGTTCAGGAGCAGAAAAGAACTTTGCCTTCACCAGTATATTCAAGACTTTGCCCCTGATGCATACAACGCGATGATAGTCTGCAAGAATCTCAAAAAGCTTGGCAAATGCGAGTTTTTTGAAAACTTAAAGAAAAAGAAGGAGGAATTTGAAGAGCTTGTCCAGTACTTCATCCAAACGCCTGCGGAGCCCATAACAGTGCTCACCTATTCTAAAATGTTTGACTTCTGTCCTTACGAGCTTACCCGGAAGGTTGCACTTAATTCTGACGTGATAGTGGCGAGCTATCTGTACATGATAAATCCAGCTATCAGAGAGAACTTTATGAGCTATTTTGATTTTGACTACTCTGATTTGATAGTGATCTTTGATGAAGCACATAATCTACCGGATCAGGCAATAAATGCCCTAAGCGATAAAATAAGCATCCATAGCATCAACAGGGCAATAAAGGAGGCCGATGAATACAAGGAACACGAGATTGCCAATTTTTTGAGCATCTTTTTAAAGGGTCTGGAGAATCTCTATCAGGAAAAATTAAAGGACATGAAGATTGAGGAAGTTCCCATACTGCCCGAGAGTATCTTTTACCACGTTTTTGACGTTCTGGGGATTAACGAGAGGCAGCTTATTAGAATTCTCGATCAGATGGTAAAGGCTGGGGATGCGATAAGAGAAGACAAGATTGAGAGAAATCTTCCTCCGAGGAGCTATGTTGGAAGGGTGGGGGAGTTTTTGCTCCTTTGGTTTGCCCTTATCGGGAAGGAGGACTACCTCTTTTTGATGAGCAGAGATAAAGGCTTCTCTCTTGAGCTTGTGGCGTTGGATCCTTCAAAAGCTCTGAGTTTTATCAAGAATGTGCAATCGGCAATCTTCATGTCCGGAACGCTGACTCCTTTAGAGGCTTTTGCGGACATAATGGGAGTAGAGGGCAGGCTTAAAAAATTCCCCCGGATGGTTAAGAGGGAAAATGCCCTTGTTTTAGTTGCGAGGGATGTCTCCACAAGGGGGGACGAAAGAAGCCTTGAACTTTACAAGAAGCTTGCCGGATATGTTGTCGAAGCAGTAAGGCTAATCCCAAAAAACGTTGGCGTTTTCACGGCCTCTTATGAAGTCCTCGAAGGTCTTTTATCTGTCAATGTTGATGTACGAATAAGAGAAGAGACCGGAAAAAAGGTGTTCATTGAGAAGAAAGGGGCCTCCTCAAAAGAGAACGACCTTTTGGTAATGGCATTTAAGGAGGAAGCAAAAAAGGATGGTGCTGTTTTGCTTGGTGTGATGGGGGGAAGGAACAGTGAAGGGCAGGATTACAGCGGAGATGAGATGAACGGCGTTGTTTTAGTGGGCATCCCCTATGCGAGGCCAACACCGAGGGTTCAAGCCCAGATAAGGTACTTCGAAAACAAATTCCCCGGAAAGGGTAGGTACTATGGATACATTTTGCCGGCTCATAGAAAGCTCGTTCAGGCCGCTGGAAGAGTGCACAGAAGTGAAGAAGAAAAGGGAGCGATAATAGTCTTGGACTACCGCTTGCTCTGGAAGTCTGTTCAAAGGGACCTCCCAGATTGGATGAGGGAAACGCTAAAGCCCGTAACCTTAACATCAATGAAGAGACACCTTATAGATTTTTACAGGGGAGAAAAAATCAAAGTTGAAGGGACCTAA
- a CDS encoding M42 family metallopeptidase has product MVDYELLKKIVEAPGVTGYEFMGVRDVVIEALKDYVDEIKVDRLGNVIAHKKGDGPKVMIAGHMDQIGLMVTHIEKNGFLRVAPVGGIDPRTLIAQRFKVWIDKGKFIYGVGGSVPPHIQKPEDRGKAPDWDQIFIDIGAESKEEAEEMGVKIGTVITWDGRLERLGKHRFVSIAFDDRIAVYTLVETARQLKESNADIYFVATVQEEVGLRGAKTSAFGIDPDYGFAIDVTIAADVPGTPEHKQVTQLGKGTAIKIMDRSVICHPKIVRWMEELAKKYEIPYQWDILLGGGTDAGAIHLNKAGVPTGAVSIPSRYIHSNAEVVDERDVDASVKLMVKVLEHIHELEI; this is encoded by the coding sequence ATGGTGGACTATGAACTGTTAAAGAAGATAGTCGAAGCTCCTGGAGTTACCGGCTATGAGTTCATGGGAGTTAGGGACGTTGTTATTGAAGCGCTAAAGGATTACGTTGATGAGATCAAAGTTGACAGGCTCGGAAACGTTATTGCCCACAAGAAGGGTGATGGTCCAAAGGTTATGATTGCCGGTCATATGGATCAAATTGGCCTTATGGTAACGCACATTGAAAAAAATGGGTTTTTGAGAGTTGCTCCAGTAGGAGGAATTGATCCGAGAACTTTGATTGCCCAACGCTTCAAGGTCTGGATTGACAAGGGCAAGTTCATCTACGGTGTTGGTGGGAGTGTTCCTCCACACATTCAAAAACCCGAGGATAGGGGAAAAGCCCCCGATTGGGACCAAATTTTCATTGACATAGGAGCTGAGTCAAAGGAAGAAGCAGAAGAGATGGGCGTCAAAATCGGAACCGTGATTACATGGGATGGAAGACTCGAGAGGCTCGGCAAGCACCGCTTTGTTAGCATTGCATTTGACGACAGAATAGCTGTCTACACTCTCGTTGAGACTGCAAGGCAGCTTAAAGAGTCAAACGCCGACATATACTTCGTGGCAACAGTTCAGGAAGAAGTGGGGCTTAGAGGAGCGAAGACAAGTGCCTTTGGGATTGACCCGGACTACGGGTTTGCAATAGACGTTACAATAGCAGCTGACGTTCCGGGCACTCCGGAGCACAAGCAAGTTACTCAGCTCGGCAAGGGAACGGCAATAAAGATAATGGATCGCTCAGTCATATGCCATCCAAAGATAGTCAGATGGATGGAGGAACTTGCGAAGAAATACGAGATACCCTACCAGTGGGACATTCTCCTTGGCGGAGGGACCGATGCTGGGGCAATACACCTCAACAAGGCGGGTGTTCCAACTGGGGCAGTAAGCATTCCCTCAAGGTACATCCACTCAAACGCTGAGGTTGTTGATGAGAGGGACGTCGATGCAAGCGTTAAGCTCATGGTAAAGGTTCTTGAGCACATACACGAGCTTGAGATCTGA
- the psmB gene encoding archaeal proteasome endopeptidase complex subunit beta encodes MEKKTGTTTVGIKLKDGVVLAADTQASLDHMVETLNIKKILPITDKIAITTAGSVGDLQALARMLEAEARYYQFTWGKPMTAKAMANLLSNILNESRWFPYMVQIIIGGYVEEPTLASLDPLGGLIFDNYTATGSGSPFAIAILEDGYKEDMTIEEARELAIRAVRTAGKRDVYTGERKIQVVTITKDGMKEEFVEFKE; translated from the coding sequence ATGGAAAAGAAAACCGGAACAACTACCGTTGGAATTAAATTGAAAGATGGAGTAGTATTGGCAGCGGACACTCAAGCTTCTCTCGACCACATGGTGGAGACCCTCAACATAAAGAAAATTCTACCCATAACCGATAAGATAGCAATAACAACCGCGGGAAGCGTTGGAGATTTGCAGGCTTTGGCGAGGATGCTCGAAGCTGAGGCGAGATACTACCAATTCACCTGGGGAAAACCAATGACGGCAAAGGCAATGGCAAATCTCCTCAGCAACATACTCAACGAGAGCAGATGGTTCCCCTACATGGTGCAGATAATAATAGGTGGCTACGTTGAAGAGCCAACACTTGCAAGCCTCGATCCTTTGGGAGGGCTTATCTTTGATAACTACACTGCAACAGGCTCTGGGAGTCCCTTTGCAATAGCGATCCTTGAAGACGGGTACAAGGAGGATATGACAATCGAAGAGGCAAGGGAATTGGCCATAAGGGCAGTCAGGACAGCAGGTAAGAGGGATGTTTACACGGGAGAGAGGAAGATTCAGGTGGTTACAATAACCAAAGATGGTATGAAGGAGGAATTCGTCGAGTTTAAGGAGTGA